A single window of Tistrella mobilis DNA harbors:
- a CDS encoding peroxiredoxin family protein, which yields MLRDTPAGRLPAHPSEPEIALWLNTSQPIRLPDLEGRVVMILAFQMFCTGCAREAVPQMMRVRQTFPEDRVAVIGLHTVFEHHAANTVEALTAFLHENRVTVPVGIDAPGPRGPLPLTMAAWNLQGTPSLILLDRAGRVRRKTFGHVDDLRLGAEIAWLLAED from the coding sequence ATGCTGCGCGACACCCCTGCTGGCCGCCTTCCTGCCCATCCCTCCGAGCCCGAAATCGCGCTCTGGCTGAACACGTCACAGCCAATCCGGCTGCCGGATCTGGAGGGCCGCGTGGTAATGATCCTGGCCTTCCAGATGTTCTGCACCGGCTGCGCCCGCGAGGCCGTGCCGCAGATGATGCGCGTCCGCCAGACCTTTCCCGAAGACCGGGTGGCGGTGATCGGCCTGCATACGGTGTTCGAACACCACGCCGCCAACACGGTCGAGGCGCTCACCGCCTTCCTGCATGAAAACCGCGTCACCGTGCCGGTGGGCATCGATGCGCCGGGGCCCCGCGGCCCGCTGCCGCTGACGATGGCGGCCTGGAACCTGCAGGGCACGCCCAGCCTTATCCTGCTCGACCGTGCCGGCCGGGTGCGGCGCAAGACCTTCGGCCATGTCGACGACCTGCGTCTCGGGGCCGAAATCGCCTGGCTGCTGGCGGAAGACTGA